ATATTGGTAGGCCTTGTATTTGTCATTAAATGCAGTATAAACAATCACAACAACTGGCAGCCTGCTTTTAGTATAATGCACCTCCCCATTCATATGTCTTTTCAAGCGATTTTCCACGCTGTTGGTACACCCAACATAGTGCGTACCATCATTACATTTCAGGATATAAACGTACCACATCATCAATCAAATTTTAACAAACAAAATATTCAGAAGCCATAAGGGAAAACTTCTTCACTCTGGCTGATTTATATGGGGTACAAAGTAGAATTACAAATAAAGGAAATTCTACGTATCAACCTAAAATGATATGGAGTGAATTAATTGAAACAAAACCTCGTAACTGGTGATGGCCCGCCACCGCCCGCCCAAAGCTACAGGGAGCTAACAAAAAGTAACTGCAAACAAAAATGTCCGCCTTCGTCCTATCGGACTATGGTGGACGATGATGGAGTTCTCCGCCTTAGCCCGACGGAACTGTTGGGAAGTTCAAAAGGAAGTGACTGCAAAAAAATGCCCTCTTTGTCCTGATCGGACCGTGGTGGACGATGGTGGAGTTCCTCCGCCGTAGCCCGGCCGAACTGCCAGGAAGTTAAAAGGCAGGACTACAAACAAAAATGCCCGCCTTCGTCCTGATCGGACTTCGGCGGGCGATGGTGGACCCCAAGGTCTCAATTTCGAACTTTTTGAGGGAGGATATTAGAGCAATTTTAGATTTTAAAGTATAAAACCTTTAGTTTCAAAACTTAAAAAAACATAGCTATCAGTCCTAATACTTTTGGAGCATACTCAATAGCATCTGACCAAACATTCTTTGCCCATTCACGATCTGGCTCATCCTTTTTGAGCTCTTCACTAATAGATAATGCTATCTTGTCAAGATTTTCTTCAAAACCTATTTCCTCTAACTTTTCACAAATTTCCTTTTTCTTCTTGCCCTCAAACTGGTTCATATCAAGAATGGTTGCAGTAAAAATAACATTCTTGTCAGAAGGTACTCCTTCAACTTGAATACCAACTGCAATATTTCTCTTAAAGTTATCATCATTCATTGCTTCCGTGAATTCCTTAAGACTTTGATCATTTAAAGAAAACTCCTTTGTGAATATCTTATTATCGACAGATGACATAGAGAAACCATGACTATCTAAAAGTAACTCAACATCTGATTTATTTATTACGGGATATGTCAGTTCAGCGGTTATACTATAACCTGCTTTGCTTTCTTTAATATGAATGGATTTCCAGGTTATAGGTTTCTTTTTAAATGAATATTCCTTTACAATTAATGGTGTGTCTTCTACGGAAGTACCTGTAAATTTAATTGTATAGCTTCCAAAAGATATACTCTTATTTGAAGAGTTAATTTTCAGCCGCCATCTGTTTTCCCCAGCACCTTCCAGGTCATAATATTTAAGTGTTGCCGGAACAGAGGCTTCTAATATTTCCGCCTTTACTTCTTTGACTGGAGCCGATGTATTTACGAATACTTCCAAATCACTATTTCCGTATACTTCCAATTCGTGAACAGGTGCAACTACATAATACATCGACCTTTTAAGAGCCCTTAACCTTTTGCTAAAAGATTTAACTTCACTCCCGACTCTAATTTGACCTATTACAAAATACTCATTGTTAACGCTTAAACTTCGACCTGAATATGCGTGGAAACTCACTTCTGTATATTGATGGGGTCCTAAATATATATGACTCAACCCATCGCCAGCTGCCAAAACAGGGGCTTCATTGCTGTTTATTTCTTTGATGACTAAACTCTCTATACGTACCCCATCAATATTAGCTCCTAATTTTACCTTCGGAGTAATCGAATTTGTAAAGTAATATAATCCTTCACTAGATATCTTAATGTCAAGGTCAGGATCATTTTCAAATCGGAGTTGAAGGTGGACAGGCTTAGTATTATAGACTCGCCCTCCAATTATATATGTACAATAGAACTTGACCTCGTCTATCTCATCTATGTCATCATGTTTTACAACAAATTCATAAACAGGAGAAGCCACAGGGTTTAGTTGGCTATAAAATGGTGTATTTTGATCTAATTTAACAAAATGAAGCTTATCTATACTCGGCATCATATCTCTATGAAATGCGGTAGTATCGGAAGTCCAGTTAAAACCAAAGATAAAATGATAGTTATTATCTGCGTCCTTCCCAACCGCAGATAGCTGTATTACAGGACTTTCCATATCAATATAATAATCTACTGTATTAGCACTGGTAGAAGCAAGTAAATTTCCTTTGAGGAGAATTAATACGGATATGTACAATGCTTTGGTGTTTTTTAATAAATTTTTCATGGCATAATTGGTTTAAATACTTATGGATTCATTGATTATAACGCCCAAGTTATTCCAATAAAAGACTGATATTAAAGGTATTTACACCGTAACAGGAATATATTTTATCAGGGTATTTGGGGTTATCCCCGGAGATTGTGTTAAAAACACCCTTGTCGGCAGAAGGTATTATAACGAATATAGAGCTATATTATTAAACCATTTATTAACCAAAAACCTATAGTTATGGAAAATTCGAAAAGTCTGCTTGGAAAATTAAGAGTCTACATCGCATGTAATGAAGAGACTAATAAGGCATTTGGAAACAAAGTAGCTGAAAGAATTGATCTTTCTGAATGCGAAAAAATCATGAAACATTATTGTCAACGGGTTAGAAATATTAAGAGTAACCCAGAAACTAATATATCACATGAGCCGAATGGTGTTATAATAAGTAAAGCAGTGTTAAATGAGCTTTTGAAATTAGAGAGTTGTGATGCCTTAGTAATGCTGTATGGTGTTGATTATAATAAAAAAAATAATGATTTATTAAAAGGGCAAACTATTGCCGTAATTCCAGTTGATTCAGCTGGAAAAGCTGTACCCGCCATAAAAGAGTCTAAATTGTCTATTGTAGAAGAAAGGTGGCCAACCGTAGGTTCTATGGATGGTAAAATGACGGATTTAAAGGATCAAAATATTGTAGAGGCAATTACAGATTTTTTATCAATTCTTGAACTGAAAGAAGAAACGAAAAAGGAAAATGAGAAGGAAGAAGAAAAGAAAAAAGAAGAAAGAAGAAAGAAAACCCAATGACTTTATTCTTAGTTTATATTATTTTAATCATCGCCTGTTTGGTAGCATGTACTACCAACAGGCAATACCTTTTAGCTACCTACAGATATTTTCAAATCCTTTTCATTGCTGTCCTTCTCTTTGAGTTAAGTGGTTTGGCTATTGAAAGAGAGTATAACAATGTCATTGATCATTTTTATCAGCCTCTCGAATTCATTCTTATTACGCTCATTTATAAAAATATTTTACGAAACAAGGTACTCAACAGGTACTGGCTGGTTATCGTGCCGCTTTTCTTAATTACCTCCTTTTATTTATCCATTTTTATA
This region of Fulvivirga ulvae genomic DNA includes:
- a CDS encoding GIY-YIG nuclease family protein, whose protein sequence is MMWYVYILKCNDGTHYVGCTNSVENRLKRHMNGEVHYTKSRLPVVVIVYTAFNDKYKAYQYEKYLKSGSGRAFSKRHLL